tttgcacaaatcaagAAAGTCAGAAGATTTGATTGCACGAAACAGAATTTAGAAGACCAAATTGCACTGGTGAAAAATTTTAAAGGCCTCATTAAATTATTTGCACATGGCATTGCTGATTTATCTAATGCGAAAATCAAACTACACGACTTGCTCTCGTCCTACCAAATGCAGACATTTCAGAAGTCACATGAGCAGCAGTTCCCTCTATTTATTCAGCAGGGCAAGTGATGTGCTCCGGCAAGGCCAGAGCCGGCGGCCTAGGCATACTTCATGCATGTCAAGACTTATAATAACGTGAATCAATAGAGCTTTAACACAATTATACAGCTAACTTGAAAGTGGCACGAATAGGCCCTAGTTTAATAAAAGTTTAGTGCCCTAAATGACGTAATTTAACACAATTACACAATTACAGAACTTAATGATAGGCAAACACAGATAGTCGGCCTTACCAGTAGTACGTTGCTCACAATTAGACAAGGACTTACATGGATACCGTGTTGAATTAGTAAGAGTTCACAGAAAAGTTCAAGATGATTCCCAAGTGCTTTTGCATGATTAAGCAAGCCTTCGTGTTTGCTGCATTAATGCCTTCACAACATGTTATCTAATCAGGTTGAAGAAAAGTACAGAACCCTTTGATTGGTTTGATGGTATGTCAAGAGAGGAACACACGTCCGATAGCTAAGTCAGGTAAAACTGTGGTTTAGATGTCGAGTTCTTTTGGCCAGATGGCCTGCTGCTGTAGTTTCTGCATCCCACTTATTTCTCTATAGAGATAAGCAGTTCCAAGTTTCAGACATTTGAAATCTAAAACTAATCCATCAAAACAGGTTCCCTAATTTTTGGAACTAAAACCTACCATGTATACTCAAAAATCTGGAAACTACCCAATCACAAGTTTCAGTTCTACTCCAAAGTCTATTCATATTCCACCTATACTCTTAATTAAACGATTACAGTGAATCATCACATCTAATAATCATTATTTGCTACAATACACTAATCACAACTCACATTTAGacatacaaaaattatgaaatattaacaaagtaaaaatctCAATCCTTGATATTGCTAGAAATGGAAGCTTAGAGCgcaaatgataatcattctggcctaaaattgattttggaagaaaaataaatttttctatttctatttacGGACGAGTTTCgagcaaaaaaatatatttgataacgatacaaaatttctatttcgaaatagaaattcgtttgataatagtataaaatttctatttcttaaaacaaaattttcattttgtagCAAGTGAGATGTGCATTcttacaaatttcatatgcttatgagcccaaatacaaagtaagattttttttttttttttggtaaagttgccatttttttttaaatacaaagTAGGAGTtgttatatcaaattttctaaattttcacacaaaattCTTTAGCATCCACCTAGATAGGCAATTACAGTCAAACAATATACTTATCAATAGTCTTcatacaatagaaaaaagagatTCAGATGCATTGCTCTTGCGCATGATAGCCAAAGGTTCCCAAAACTCTAATAGAATGGGATCTGAGGGAGTTGGTTGTCATCAAGGGTGATGCCGTACTCGCTCTCGAGAGGGACATCGTCAGTGGATCTGAGGGAGGCATCCGATGTAGATCCGAGGGAGGCGTCTGGCACAAATCCGAGAGAGGCGTTGAGGAGACGTCATCAAAGTCAACGACGGTGTTGAGCTGAGCAAGGCGTAGATTTAAGGAGAAGAGGCAGAGGCGtcgaaggaggagaagaggtAGAGGCGTCGGTggaggagaagagggagagggagacgtccagtagaggagatgagggagagtCGACGCATCGGTGGAggaaaagagggagagggagaggcggAGCGTCCAGTGGAAGAGACGACGtcgaggagatgaggagaggcAACGTCGAGGAGCGGcagaggaggaggcaaagacgtTGTAGAGGAGATGAAGGAGAgtcaccgaaattagggttagagAGTTTTGTGAGTTTTGtgtgagaaattatttctgatttttgttctagaaatagagaagtagaaaattttacttccgatttctatttcaaacctatttctggaacaagaatctattttagaaatagaaaaatgaaacaattttaccaaatggatttctattccagaaacaagtctagaatagaaaatttgtttctggaacataaattggtggttgtcatgcacccccttagcCTAGTAGTTTAAGTTTACATATGCAGTCATAAGTTCCAGGTCTATCCGTGTTCTACCTATACTCTCAATTAAACAATTATAATAAATCATCACCTCTAATAGCCATCATTTGCTATAATCCATAATCACAACTCATATTTAGacatatgaaaattatgaaatattaacaaagtcaaagtcttaaTTACTCATATTGCTTGAAATGGAAGTTCAAACTAGTAGTTTAAGATTATATATCCAATCATAAGTTCTAAGGTCTACCCATATTCCACAATAttcttaattgaataattacaataaatcgTCACCTCCAATGACCATCATTTGTTACAATCTACTAATCACAACTCATATTTAGACTTAAGATTATggaatattaacaaaataaaaatctcaatcatGGATGTTGCTAGAAATAGAAACTTGGACTAGTAGTTTCAAATTACACGCTTCATCATTGGACGCGATAGAATGTAGCAAAATTGCGTGAAgacataaaacaagaaaaacacaaaaacctATCAATTTAGAACCTACCAATTGGAAcaagttttaatttttgaaacttaaaaCCTACCCTTTATATCTTAGAATTTGGAACCGTTATGATTCTCACATTCCTGATTCTATCCTACAACCATGCTAACccctatttctctctctccattcttaAGCTCTTCGAacttcatagtttttttttttttcctaatgttACATCACCCTTATATGCAACTCCAACAATGAAAATCGAGGATTTCCCGCTTGCGCCGAGTGCATGTGAGCCCAATGCATATAGGCAATTGGGATTATATGGATCTTACCAAATCTAACAACTCGACATGCTCCCGGTTAACATGAACCCGGGGCATGCAATAACAAGGCTTGAAAATGACCGCCGAAAATTACCACTACTTCAAATAGAAGATTGGTCGGAGAGCATCTTAAAAGCTAAAGTATTTTCTCCTGGGAGTACCCAATATTTTGCTAAAAAAGACGAGTATAAGGATGCTTCCTCGCAAGAAGGAAAACGAAAAGCGAGAAAGATCGTACGCAACTGAATTGTAAATCGCAGGAGACACAGGCGCGCATACCTTGCGATGTGTAGTAAATGGCTGCGTGCAACGCTGTCATGCCTTTGGGGCCTTTGCTAGAGGATGATGATGACGGCGACGGTGGTGGAGAAGCATCTAATATGAGTTCAGCAATATCGAAAAACCCCTGTGCAACTGCGAGATAGAGCGGGGACTCATCATCGCGGCTGGAGATGTCGCACAGCGTCGGATCGGCTTCAACCAGCAACTTCACCGCTAAGGAATGGCCGTTCCTCACTGCTTGGTGCAGCGAAGTTTCCTCGTCGGTGTTTGCCTTCCGAAGAAGATCGACCAGCCTACCTCCTTCGATGTCGCCATGCGGCGAACTTCTGAGATAGTCGATTACCACTCGGACTATGTCGTCGCACCCGACTCTTGCAGCAGTATGCAGCGGAGTGTGACCTTCGTAGTCCTCTTGCCAGAGGAGAGAGCCTCCGGAGGGGTGCTGATAGATGAGCTGCTCGACGAAACTTGCCTGCTTGTGTCGCGCCGCAATGTGGAGAACGTTGTTGCCCATCGGCGTTTTCTGGTTCAAGATGTAATCGGAGTGATTACTACCGGACAAGTTCATCAGTAAATCGAAGTCTCCCGAAATTGCAGCCTCATACAATTCGGGCAgcatctctccctccctctccctctacCTCTCCCGGAGACCAAATACGGCTTATCTTCTGTCCGAGTGGTTGAAGACATTGCGCGTAATCTAGGTGACCCACGAGAGAAACTTCGAAGCGTTTTCCATGAAACTCGGTAGTCAATGACTTCTGGGACGACCCAGTGGAGAACGAGGTGAGATCACAGAAAGCTACCAATAGGTCCAAAACCATCTTTACTGAACGCGCACAAACACCGTTCTTCCTCAACATACGAGTTAATCAATTTTATTCATTGAGAACCTTTTCCAAATTCTCCAATCGcgattaggattttttttctccatttattttaatcCACAAATGAGGAAATATAGTTATATTGTTGATGTTAAGCCTCTAGTGTGTGATTAGAGAAGAATATTTCATGTATACTACTATTCTTAGTGATTAGTGGAAGTTCTTTGGTAGTCCGTAGTTTTTCCTGTATTAGATTTCCACGTTAAATTCttgtattattattatcttgatCTTATTGTCATTCCAACATTATATATTGCTAGTTATTGCTAGAGTTAAGTCGACTTTGGTTGGTTTAGTTTCGAGATAAAAATTGACCTTGGATTGGGTTTACTTGCTTGGTTCTCCTGAAAAATAACAGTTTAGTTAGCGTCGGCCATTCTACATGACACATCGTCATATGCTATTTATAACAAATTGGCCAAAAGgattacattgaaattttaggcaaagatttagaattaaattgataaaataaaataaaaattactaaattggcaTAGTACTATTTCTTTCGAAAAGGTGTTGCACTTTCCTTCGTTGACTACTCTTACTTTCTTTCGAGATGTGAATAAGACAAAGGATAATTGAGTGTATAAgcaaaattgacttttcttcGGATGATTCACGTTGAACGTGCATCCGACAAATGATGCAAAACGGATCTagaagggaaggaaagaaaaagcagaaaGAGCACGCCAAACATGGCATTGGACACATGGAACATAGGGAAAGTAttcaatgtaaaatattttagatgATTGTCGACGACTCTAAAAATTTATAgctattaaattaataatatgttctaacaaaaaaaaaagattaatgatACATGAATTCATATTCAAATATCCTAATACTTCTCCTCAAGCATAGACTGGACTTTTGCCTAAGATTAAGCATGGATACATAGGACCAATATTAGCTTCTTCAAAAGTTTAAcggaaaaagccacaaaaaatctcaaactttaccCAGActaacacatttaccttaaactattttttgtgacacagaaaactccaaactttgcATGTTGTgacacatttctttttttcgtgACACCAAATATCTCAAACTTCTATCAACGTGAgatatttatctcaaactttttttatgacacaaaaaaccccaaacgtTTTTCTGTGATACCaaaattttggggtaaatgtattATACAgatataagtttgggatttttagggTTACCAATTGGGGGTACCACCGCACTGTGTGGCACTGCTGGCTTCGAGCTTTCTCCCCCTCATGAAGGGGAGAAATTCGAATCCTCAACACGTCGCAAGTGGACTTACCCGCTTCACGGGAGTGGTGGGTTCCTCCATGGGCCTCAGGGTTTGCCCACTGGCTGTCGGCTTACAGGTTTCCctaggtcatcaaaaaaaaaatttggggtatCACAAAATATTAAGTTTAGGTATGTGTGTCACACTATATAACTTTGGAATCAATTTGTCGCAAAAGTACGAgtttggcattttttatgttacaaaaaaaagggataaatgtgtcataatggacaaaatttaggatttttggtggcttttacCCAAAGTTTAAACTATATGAAagtttagtttattatttaaatcaaGCTTCTCTCTTATATAATTAATCATGACAAAAATAATAACATTGATATGTCGCTCCTTATTGCAATCGCCATAAACAAAACTGTTCCTAAAATAAGTAAGCTAGACAATCAAACATGAAACTTACACTTAATTTAAAAGCTGATTTGACAACAATTATAGAGGAGGATCTCCATTCTACACAGACTCCATCAACAAGAAACCAACTCCAATGTGTTTTTTCGGAAGAGGAACCGAACCCCTGTAAAAAAAAGGGCCTCAAATGCGCATTTTTTAATTGACATCTCTTTGGTTGACTTTGCTAATCCTTTCATAATCAACTTAAGGATAACTGTAAGGGTTCAAGACGAAAATTCGCACCTTGATTGTGAATATTGTCGGTTAAGtgacaatttgaaatttttgggatATAGGGATGAAGAAAATCGGAATAAGATAAAACAAATTGGAATGAATTTTGATAATTcgaaaaggaaattattttaaCGATTACTACCTTTAAAGACGGGTCGGAATTTTGATACAATCTTTTATGGTTCCGATTTTATCATTGGCAAAAAGAACTTTACAATTTCATCCAATCTTTTATGCACAACAAATTGTTGTCCTGAATATTTTAAACATGTctaggaatttttatttttatttttgttgcaaTGGGGTCCTTAATCTATTCAGGTTGGTCCTGTTATTAAATTAAGACAAAAATTACTGATATGGACCGACATCTAAGCATTAGTCAATATTGATTTGATAAATTAGTGCTTACATGTAATTTTAGAGATTGACtagataaaattagaaaaaaatatattaaaaaaaaaaccagaaagagggagggagggagggagggagggagaccAACACTCAGGTCACGGGACCCTAAATGATCCCTCGTCAAAGGGTTGCACGACCCCAATTGTCAATAGTCAAAGGTCGCTGGCTAGGGTAGCGTGACTTGAGCCAGTTCTAACTTGGAGTCGTGACACCCCCATTAGGTGAGGTTGAGGATTCTATGATTTGCATCGTCGATTGTTAAGGTTGTGCAACCTCCGGCAACACCTGGCCAAGTCCACCGGCCCTAATCTAATCTGGTCACTATCCAAACCTAATctattttttcaagtttccttctttctatattttaatacttattttgttttattataatattctgtatttctagttttctttttttttacttgcaaAATGCCATGAACGACTTCATATCAGCATTTTCATCCATAATTTTGACAGAAGGACCAACtcaaaaaatgtaaaaacttaGAGGCCCAATtacacaaaataaaaagttgaaggacctcaaatggaaaatttgaaagaGTTCACGAacctttcatattttttttttttttctcttatattttttacataaaaataaacacTCGtatatttttagagaaaatgacataaataatccaTTAACTTTGGCGCAATG
Above is a window of Eucalyptus grandis isolate ANBG69807.140 chromosome 9, ASM1654582v1, whole genome shotgun sequence DNA encoding:
- the LOC120288393 gene encoding ankyrin repeat-containing protein At5g02620-like; amino-acid sequence: MLPELYEAAISGDFDLLMNLSGSNHSDYILNQKTPMGNNVLHIAARHKQASFVEQLIYQHPSGGSLLWQEDYEGHTPLHTAARVGCDDIVRVVIDYLRSSPHGDIEGGRLVDLLRKANTDEETSLHQAVRNGHSLAVKLLVEADPTLCDISSRDDESPLYLAVAQGFFDIAELILDASPPPSPSSSSSSKGPKGMTALHAAIYYTSQDASLGSTSDASLRSTDDVPLESEYGITLDDNQLPQIPFY